A stretch of the Pseudomonas sp. ACM7 genome encodes the following:
- a CDS encoding alpha/beta fold hydrolase, with the protein MPFATIDGQALHYIDQGTGPAVLLAGSYLWDQAMWAPQIAALSQQYRVIALDLWGHGESGRMPECTQSLDDVARQALALLDHLDIDRVTLVGLSVGGMWGVRLALSAPQRINGLVLMDTYVGVEPEPTRQYYFSLFKQIEDTGVIAPQLLDIVVPIFFRPGIDPQSALYQDFRAKLAALPPERLRESIVPMGRITFGRDDLLPRLAELNPDTTLLMCGDQDKPRPPSETGEMAELIGCPYLLVPEAGHISNLENPQFVTDALLKFLSERARKTA; encoded by the coding sequence ATGCCCTTCGCAACAATAGACGGACAAGCGCTTCACTACATTGATCAAGGCACAGGCCCTGCCGTTCTGCTGGCCGGCAGCTACCTGTGGGACCAGGCCATGTGGGCGCCGCAGATTGCCGCTCTGTCGCAGCAGTATCGGGTGATCGCTCTGGACCTGTGGGGCCATGGTGAATCCGGGCGGATGCCCGAGTGCACACAGTCGCTGGATGACGTAGCGCGCCAGGCACTGGCGCTGCTCGATCATCTGGACATCGACCGTGTCACGCTGGTCGGTCTCTCGGTCGGTGGCATGTGGGGCGTGCGTCTGGCGCTGTCGGCGCCGCAGCGGATCAACGGTCTGGTGCTGATGGACACCTACGTCGGCGTCGAGCCGGAACCGACTCGCCAATACTATTTCTCGCTGTTCAAACAGATCGAAGACACCGGCGTGATCGCGCCGCAGCTGCTCGATATCGTCGTGCCGATCTTCTTCCGTCCGGGTATCGATCCGCAGTCGGCGCTGTATCAGGATTTCCGCGCCAAACTGGCCGCACTGCCGCCGGAGCGTCTGCGAGAGAGCATCGTGCCGATGGGGCGGATTACGTTTGGGCGGGATGATCTGTTGCCGCGTCTGGCCGAATTGAATCCTGACACCACGCTGCTGATGTGTGGCGATCAGGACAAGCCGCGGCCGCCGTCGGAGACAGGGGAAATGGCCGAGTTGATCGGTTGCCCGTATCTGCTGGTGCCGGAGGCGGGGCATATCTCCAATCTGGAGAATCCGCAGTTTGTCACCGACGCACTGCTGAAGTTTCTAAGTGAGAGAGCCCGCAAAACCGCGTAA
- the dsbG gene encoding thiol:disulfide interchange protein DsbG, with amino-acid sequence MPRLRHLLTLTLGAALLHLPLVQAAEELPEAIKKIEAKGAKIVGQFDAPDGLRGYAAQYQNRGMALYLTPDGKHVLLGNLYDADGNDLSSAPLQKLVYAPMAKEVWGKLETSNWIGDGKKDAPRIVYLFSDPNCPYCNMFWEQARPWVKSGKVQLRHIMVGIIREDSPGKSAALLAAKDPQKALEDHEKSGKNSSLKALKNVPPAIQAKLAANMQLMEDLELQATPAIFYMDDKGELQQQQGAPSPDKLVQILGPK; translated from the coding sequence ATGCCCCGCCTCCGCCACCTGCTGACGTTGACCCTCGGCGCTGCCCTGCTCCATTTACCGTTAGTGCAGGCCGCCGAAGAATTGCCCGAAGCGATCAAGAAAATCGAAGCCAAGGGCGCGAAAATCGTCGGCCAATTCGACGCACCCGATGGCTTGCGTGGTTATGCCGCGCAGTACCAGAACCGTGGCATGGCGCTGTACCTGACGCCGGATGGCAAACATGTGTTGCTCGGCAATCTGTACGACGCAGACGGCAACGACCTGAGCAGCGCGCCGCTGCAGAAGCTGGTTTACGCGCCGATGGCCAAGGAAGTCTGGGGCAAGCTGGAAACCAGCAACTGGATCGGCGACGGGAAGAAAGATGCGCCGCGGATCGTGTACCTGTTCAGCGATCCGAATTGCCCTTACTGCAACATGTTCTGGGAGCAGGCGCGCCCATGGGTCAAGTCGGGCAAGGTGCAGCTGCGGCACATCATGGTCGGCATCATTCGCGAAGACAGTCCGGGGAAATCGGCTGCGCTGCTGGCCGCCAAGGATCCGCAGAAAGCCCTGGAAGACCATGAGAAGTCAGGCAAGAACAGCTCGCTAAAAGCCCTGAAAAACGTGCCCCCGGCGATTCAGGCGAAGCTGGCGGCCAACATGCAGTTGATGGAAGACCTGGAGCTGCAGGCCACCCCGGCGATTTTCTACATGGACGACAAGGGCGAGCTGCAACAACAGCAAGGCGCGCCTTCGCCGGACAAATTGGTGCAAATTCTCGGACCGAAGTAG
- a CDS encoding response regulator, whose product MHVLVCEDDELIASGIVAGLTAQGLTVEHVATASAARAMLKVAEFDVMVLDLGLPDEDGLKLLQQLRHSGLEIPVLILTARDSVTDRVDGLQAGADDYLLKPFDLRELAARLHTLLRRVAGRSVNLIEHGALTYDPSSRETTLAGQPVDLSRREQSLLQALLHNRGRVLSTEQLKDSVYGFNDELESNALNVHIHHLRRKLGNGIVETVRGLGYRLGPADGAEVLKK is encoded by the coding sequence ATGCACGTACTGGTTTGCGAAGACGATGAGCTGATTGCCAGCGGTATCGTTGCCGGCCTCACCGCACAGGGCCTGACCGTGGAGCATGTCGCCACCGCGTCGGCGGCCCGGGCGATGCTCAAGGTCGCCGAATTCGATGTGATGGTGCTCGACCTCGGTCTACCCGATGAAGACGGTTTGAAGCTGCTGCAGCAGTTGCGACACAGCGGTCTGGAAATCCCGGTGTTGATCCTCACCGCCCGGGATTCGGTCACCGACCGCGTCGACGGTTTGCAGGCCGGTGCCGACGATTACCTGCTCAAGCCGTTCGATCTGCGCGAGCTCGCGGCACGCTTGCATACCCTGTTGCGACGGGTGGCAGGACGCAGTGTCAACCTGATCGAGCACGGTGCCCTGACGTACGACCCGAGTAGCCGCGAAACCACCCTTGCGGGCCAGCCGGTGGACCTGTCCCGTCGTGAGCAGTCGTTGTTGCAGGCCTTGCTGCATAATCGGGGCCGGGTGCTGTCGACCGAGCAACTGAAAGACAGCGTTTATGGTTTTAACGATGAGCTGGAAAGCAACGCTCTCAACGTGCATATCCATCACCTGCGGCGCAAACTCGGCAATGGCATTGTCGAGACGGTGCGCGGCCTGGGCTATCGCCTGGGGCCGGCCGATGGCGCAGAGGTATTGAAAAAGTGA
- a CDS encoding tetratricopeptide repeat protein, producing MYSHASALTILFNLFDALSALATQGNDQPKEAITKGLALYNLGEFIQAKPYLTVAAVAGDRASQYALGEVTRRQAGSITDEAKDWYRLAGAQNHVYALMRLGDEASLRKAKELAQANAAQAMLELYELDQNIETLKKAADAGSLEGQYILAVKYDQDETLISDSEQRRSTIDALLKKAADAGFSKAVHWYTNRTPINQDLPLRRQWLEKRAQLNDVNGVLNYGFALSGFYQDDSGVDNEYGFTKDLVKGYGLIWLVVETTKELSRHDSARQYLDDIAEEMTTDQITAAKAFAQQWKTTHPPMSEFRLTYSDIA from the coding sequence ATGTATTCCCATGCAAGTGCTTTAACGATTCTGTTCAATCTGTTTGACGCCCTGAGCGCGCTGGCAACCCAAGGCAACGATCAGCCAAAAGAAGCGATAACCAAGGGCCTGGCCCTGTACAACCTGGGCGAATTCATCCAGGCGAAGCCTTATCTGACGGTTGCCGCCGTCGCGGGAGACCGTGCGTCGCAATATGCGTTGGGGGAGGTGACAAGGCGTCAGGCGGGCAGCATCACCGACGAAGCAAAAGACTGGTATCGACTCGCTGGTGCCCAGAATCATGTTTATGCCCTGATGCGACTGGGCGACGAAGCCTCGCTCAGGAAAGCAAAGGAACTGGCCCAGGCCAATGCCGCTCAAGCCATGCTTGAGTTGTACGAGCTGGACCAGAACATTGAAACATTGAAAAAAGCTGCGGATGCCGGCTCCCTGGAGGGCCAGTACATTCTCGCGGTCAAGTACGACCAGGACGAAACGCTCATTTCCGACAGTGAGCAACGTCGATCCACCATCGATGCGCTGCTGAAAAAAGCCGCCGACGCCGGTTTTTCGAAAGCGGTCCACTGGTACACCAACCGTACCCCGATCAACCAGGATCTTCCTCTGAGGCGCCAATGGCTGGAAAAACGCGCACAGCTCAATGACGTGAACGGCGTATTGAATTACGGTTTCGCACTCAGCGGTTTCTATCAAGATGACAGCGGTGTCGATAACGAATATGGCTTCACGAAGGATCTGGTCAAAGGCTATGGGTTGATCTGGCTGGTCGTCGAAACCACCAAAGAGCTGTCTCGACACGATAGCGCCAGACAATACCTTGACGATATCGCCGAGGAGATGACGACTGATCAAATAACTGCCGCCAAAGCCTTCGCGCAGCAATGGAAAACGACTCATCCCCCGATGTCCGAATTCAGGCTGACCTATAGCGACATTGCCTGA
- a CDS encoding TlpA disulfide reductase family protein, with product MLTFTLGTFAIALNHLLLISALALATFIGWRVAKRGGENPESVLFSLFLLGMLAARVGFVAVYWAHYRDDPWQIIDLRDGGFLAWPGVIVLLLAALYRGWRRPGLRRPLGFGVASGLAFWLLATFSLTIYEQGTRLPEITLRNAAGETVQLADYKGGPLVINLWATWCPPCRREMPVLENAQQHRPDLTFLFVNQAESMQSVSTFLETQGLSLSNVLFDGSGRLGQAVGSMALPTTLFYSPDGRLLGSHLGELSEASLARALENFGTPNPAAPATSSRKLPCPASATC from the coding sequence ATGCTGACCTTTACCCTCGGCACTTTTGCCATCGCGCTTAATCACCTGCTGCTGATCAGCGCCCTGGCGCTGGCGACCTTCATCGGCTGGCGGGTGGCCAAGCGCGGCGGCGAGAATCCAGAGTCGGTGCTGTTCAGTCTGTTCCTGCTGGGTATGCTGGCCGCCCGGGTCGGGTTCGTGGCCGTTTACTGGGCGCACTATCGCGATGACCCATGGCAGATCATCGACCTGCGCGACGGCGGTTTCCTCGCCTGGCCCGGTGTGATCGTGTTGCTGCTCGCCGCGTTGTATCGAGGCTGGCGTCGCCCGGGCTTGCGCCGGCCGTTGGGCTTTGGCGTGGCCAGCGGCCTGGCGTTCTGGCTGCTGGCGACCTTCTCACTGACTATCTACGAACAAGGCACACGCCTGCCGGAAATCACCCTGCGCAATGCCGCCGGCGAAACCGTGCAGCTGGCCGATTACAAGGGCGGCCCGTTGGTGATCAATCTCTGGGCCACCTGGTGTCCGCCATGCCGTCGGGAAATGCCGGTGCTGGAAAACGCCCAGCAACACCGCCCGGACCTGACGTTCCTGTTCGTCAACCAGGCTGAAAGCATGCAAAGCGTCAGTACTTTTCTGGAAACCCAGGGCCTGAGCCTGTCCAACGTGCTGTTTGACGGCAGTGGCCGATTGGGCCAGGCCGTCGGCTCCATGGCGTTGCCGACTACGCTGTTCTATAGTCCCGACGGTCGCCTGCTGGGCAGCCACCTGGGTGAGCTGTCGGAAGCCAGCCTGGCCCGCGCCCTGGAAAACTTCGGCACCCCGAATCCTGCCGCACCGGCCACCTCTTCAAGGAAATTGCCATGCCCCGCCTCCGCCACCTGCTGA
- the dsbD gene encoding protein-disulfide reductase DsbD, with product MRYVLLLLLTLFASLGQAQAGSNPFETKPDFLPVSKAFSFTSERLASGETQLFWQIADGYYLYQKRLKFDGLPPEQQPVLPEGEAHSDEFFGAQQVYRQGLELKIPAGASGRIKVGFQGCADAGLCYPPQTQVVDLANATTLAAASEAPDQALASDLQQRALGWSLLVFFGLGLLLAFTPCSLPMLPILAGLIVGSGATPKRGFALATSYVVSMALVYAAMGVLAALLGANLQALLQNPWLLGSFATVFVLLALPMFGFFELQLPVAVRDRLENVSRNQRGGSLFGAGVLGALSGLLVGPCMTAPLAGALLYIAQSGNALHGGLILFAMGIGIGVPLLLLVTVGNRFLPKPGAWMNLLKGVFGFLFLATALLMLRPVLDESLWIGLCGALLLIAAYSAWKQSEGFGRVAHVFGASSLLLGVWGSLLMIGAAGGGDDLLKPLQVYSASNSSSAANPVGHDAFTTIKDPAALQRELDAAQAQGQWVLLDYYADWCVSCKVMEKQVFGKAHVLQTLSDVRLLRLDVTADNAASRELLGRYKVPGPPSLLWIGADGIERRSQRITGEVDAGTFLQRWTTTRDAR from the coding sequence ATGCGTTACGTTCTTCTATTGCTATTAACGTTGTTTGCCAGCTTGGGTCAGGCCCAGGCTGGCAGCAATCCGTTTGAAACCAAGCCCGACTTTCTTCCCGTCAGCAAAGCCTTCAGCTTTACGTCTGAGCGTCTCGCTTCCGGGGAAACCCAGCTGTTCTGGCAGATCGCCGACGGTTATTACCTGTATCAAAAACGCCTGAAATTCGATGGTTTACCCCCGGAACAGCAACCTGTCTTGCCGGAAGGTGAAGCGCACAGCGACGAGTTTTTCGGCGCGCAACAGGTTTATCGCCAAGGGCTGGAGCTGAAGATCCCGGCGGGTGCCTCCGGCCGGATCAAGGTAGGTTTCCAGGGCTGCGCCGATGCTGGCCTGTGTTATCCGCCACAAACCCAGGTCGTTGATCTCGCAAACGCCACTACCTTGGCCGCCGCAAGCGAAGCGCCGGACCAGGCCCTGGCCAGTGATCTGCAGCAGCGGGCGCTGGGCTGGAGCCTGCTGGTGTTCTTCGGCCTTGGGCTGCTACTGGCCTTCACCCCTTGCTCGCTGCCGATGCTGCCGATTCTCGCCGGTTTGATCGTCGGCAGTGGCGCCACGCCCAAACGCGGCTTCGCGCTGGCGACCAGCTACGTCGTCAGCATGGCGCTGGTGTATGCGGCGATGGGCGTTCTGGCCGCGCTGCTCGGGGCGAATCTGCAGGCGTTGTTACAGAACCCTTGGTTGCTGGGCAGTTTCGCTACCGTATTTGTGTTGCTGGCGTTGCCGATGTTCGGCTTCTTCGAGTTGCAACTGCCAGTGGCCGTGCGTGATCGATTGGAAAATGTCTCGCGCAATCAACGCGGCGGCAGCCTGTTCGGTGCCGGTGTGTTGGGCGCCTTGTCCGGTTTGCTGGTGGGTCCGTGCATGACGGCACCGCTGGCGGGCGCCCTCCTCTACATCGCGCAAAGCGGCAATGCGCTGCATGGCGGGCTGATTCTGTTCGCCATGGGCATCGGCATCGGTGTGCCGCTGCTGTTGTTGGTCACCGTCGGCAATCGCTTCCTGCCCAAACCCGGTGCCTGGATGAACCTGCTCAAGGGCGTATTCGGCTTCCTGTTCCTCGCTACCGCGTTGCTGATGCTGCGTCCGGTGCTGGACGAATCACTGTGGATTGGTTTGTGCGGTGCCTTGCTGCTGATTGCCGCATACAGCGCCTGGAAGCAGTCGGAAGGTTTCGGTCGCGTCGCCCATGTGTTCGGCGCCAGCTCACTCTTGCTGGGTGTGTGGGGCAGCCTGCTGATGATCGGTGCCGCTGGCGGCGGCGACGACCTGTTGAAGCCATTGCAGGTCTACAGCGCTTCAAACTCGAGCAGCGCCGCAAACCCGGTCGGCCACGACGCATTCACCACGATCAAGGACCCGGCAGCTCTGCAACGGGAACTCGACGCGGCACAGGCTCAGGGCCAATGGGTGCTGCTGGACTACTACGCCGACTGGTGCGTGTCGTGCAAGGTCATGGAAAAACAGGTGTTCGGCAAAGCCCACGTACTGCAAACCTTGAGCGATGTGCGCTTGCTACGGCTGGACGTCACCGCCGACAATGCCGCCAGCCGCGAACTGCTGGGCCGTTATAAAGTGCCGGGGCCACCGAGCCTGCTGTGGATCGGCGCCGACGGCATCGAGCGTCGCAGCCAGCGCATCACCGGCGAGGTCGATGCCGGCACCTTCCTGCAACGCTGGACCACCACCCGAGACGCTCGTTAA